A single genomic interval of bacterium harbors:
- a CDS encoding LemA family protein, which yields MKIVYTILTICGLLVAYLAIGVFQLASMNEEINGKTGVIWTQLQSGFEKLAAVETQLKAAYKDRKDIIESIVEGRKEYIKATENQNITQAMHAADLVRNNLKVIVENYPSTDISSMQTGVLDETAGIFNRIAYARQQLIDTQVQFNKTRLFFFPVASFFTRKEILGQNTDPMAQGPKSSF from the coding sequence ATGAAAATAGTATACACAATACTCACTATTTGTGGACTTTTAGTTGCATACCTTGCAATAGGGGTCTTTCAACTTGCAAGTATGAACGAAGAGATTAATGGTAAAACTGGTGTCATCTGGACACAGCTACAATCTGGATTTGAAAAACTGGCAGCAGTTGAAACACAACTCAAAGCAGCATACAAAGATCGCAAAGATATTATTGAATCAATTGTTGAAGGCAGAAAAGAATATATCAAAGCAACAGAAAACCAAAACATTACGCAAGCGATGCACGCAGCAGACCTGGTCAGGAACAACTTAAAAGTTATTGTCGAAAACTATCCAAGCACCGATATTAGTAGTATGCAAACTGGTGTTCTTGATGAAACGGCAGGCATTTTCAATAGAATCGCGTATGCTCGACAACAGTTGATTGACACACAGGTACAGTTCAACAAAACGAGACTGTTCTTTTTCCCGGTTGCAAGCTTTTTTACACGTAAAGAGATCCTTGGCCAAAACACAGATCCAATGGCGCAAGGACCAAAAAGTTCATTTTAG
- a CDS encoding TPM domain-containing protein has product MNIKRNIFSVLCFLFCFTVSAQSTFITDRTKQLPATFLKELDILSLGFEKTGFQLGILCSYKNGMTALEVATAFGNQLKLGSAAKNNGIACALLFEKHETVVSQKPSIGVAIGKGLEGLLNDAKIGRMLDKTYVSARKEGNWQNGLLSFLTLLHHYLKQPDAKEFADINEKPPLPDWYILLLVFLIVFAVLLYFPKNGGGGSGMFLYGPGYRNSFGGGGFGGTRTGGGGGFGGGGASR; this is encoded by the coding sequence ATGAATATAAAAAGAAACATTTTCAGTGTTTTATGTTTTCTGTTTTGTTTCACAGTATCGGCTCAATCAACATTCATTACAGACCGAACAAAGCAGCTTCCAGCAACATTTTTAAAAGAGCTTGATATACTATCTCTTGGTTTTGAAAAAACCGGTTTTCAACTTGGCATTTTATGTAGCTACAAAAATGGTATGACTGCACTTGAAGTTGCAACAGCTTTTGGAAATCAGTTAAAATTAGGATCAGCTGCAAAAAACAATGGGATTGCCTGTGCGTTGCTTTTTGAAAAACATGAAACAGTAGTCAGCCAAAAACCCTCAATTGGAGTTGCAATCGGCAAAGGGCTTGAAGGACTTTTAAACGATGCAAAAATAGGCCGTATGCTTGACAAAACATATGTTTCCGCTCGCAAAGAGGGCAACTGGCAAAACGGGTTGCTCAGTTTTTTGACTCTTTTGCATCACTATCTTAAACAACCAGATGCAAAAGAGTTTGCAGACATCAACGAAAAACCTCCACTTCCAGACTGGTATATTCTACTGCTTGTATTCTTAATTGTATTCGCAGTGCTCTTATATTTTCCAAAGAATGGTGGTGGCGGCAGCGGCATGTTCCTTTACGGACCTGGATATAGAAACTCTTTTGGAGGTGGAGGGTTTGGCGGAACACGAACTGGTGGAGGCGGTGGTTTTGGTGGTGGTGGCGCAAGTAGATAA
- a CDS encoding deoxyribonuclease IV, which produces MNRTIGLHLQFHTSITAVARKALQLQLPSFQTIFVQEKKTRPLKLTKEDKKEFLSLRPKFHNLYAHASFLINFSAENSDHPVLLKELFLCQSLEFNHYVFHPGAWKDPATKTVGLDRVAQLINKMIKAFPSITFYIENTANKKSLLGADINDLIYLFERTDKPEQLKFCLDTAHAHLAGYSLEPHADDYILDRFSLFKDNIQLIHLNDSNEERGSFKDIHALPGYGKIGTKILKNLIDTKPIDGKTLIIEPSMSFEGSLHDILPNVWNNR; this is translated from the coding sequence ATGAATCGTACAATCGGTTTACATTTACAATTTCACACATCAATTACTGCGGTTGCTCGAAAAGCACTACAGTTACAGTTGCCATCCTTTCAGACCATTTTTGTCCAAGAAAAAAAAACAAGACCATTAAAGCTTACGAAAGAAGATAAAAAAGAGTTTCTGAGCCTACGACCTAAGTTTCACAATCTATACGCACATGCCTCTTTTTTAATTAATTTTAGTGCTGAAAACAGTGATCATCCCGTACTTTTAAAGGAGCTTTTTCTATGCCAATCTTTAGAATTTAACCATTACGTCTTTCACCCCGGCGCATGGAAAGATCCGGCAACAAAAACAGTCGGCTTAGATCGGGTTGCACAACTGATTAATAAAATGATAAAAGCGTTTCCCTCAATTACTTTCTATATTGAAAACACCGCAAATAAAAAAAGTCTCCTTGGAGCAGATATTAACGATCTTATATATCTTTTTGAACGCACTGATAAACCTGAGCAGTTAAAATTCTGCCTTGACACTGCACACGCACACCTGGCAGGCTATTCACTTGAACCTCATGCTGATGATTATATCCTTGATCGCTTTTCCTTATTTAAAGACAATATTCAACTCATTCATCTAAATGACAGCAATGAAGAAAGAGGATCATTCAAAGACATTCACGCGCTGCCTGGATATGGCAAAATTGGAACAAAAATACTAAAAAATCTTATAGATACCAAACCAATCGATGGTAAAACATTAATTATCGAACCATCGATGAGTTTTGAAGGCTCGTTACATGATATTCTTCCAAACGTATGGAACAATAGGTAA
- a CDS encoding phosphomannomutase/phosphoglucomutase: MTDSVFREYDIRGIVGSELIVSDVYQLCKAILYYFLQKNEHGKTILIGRDGRRSSDEIFTHLCKAVIDSGLEVMDAGVIPSPVLYFGMYNRYADFGLMITASHNPADYNGIKMLVGTHSVYGQEIRNIRTYFHEKKQPLTKNNGKKNDFSLLKKTYIDFLLQHFSSLSGLTLPIVFDCAHAVAGSIIKELVKQFHWNNCTVLFDTIDGSFPAHEADPTVEKNMQDLKKTVLEKKAAIGIGFDGDADRMAAVTEAGQLLLGDTLLAVFSQTIDPTLKKRGIVINVTMSDGLHELFAKQQVPVFVSPTGHAIIKQYMDNHDAVLGGEGSCHFFFKDRYFGYDDGIYAALRLLETVVQSHKKISELATILPKRMSSKEYRIPCPDTIKNSIMDMLRKTFQHDKNVTCLFIDGIRITYPFGWAIIRPANTQPVLSMRFEAHTNETLMDIKHIFLTLLQPFLHDSITIIANE; this comes from the coding sequence ATGACGGACTCTGTTTTTCGGGAATATGATATTCGAGGTATTGTTGGTTCTGAACTTATCGTAAGCGATGTATACCAGTTATGCAAAGCAATTTTGTACTATTTTTTACAAAAAAATGAACATGGCAAAACGATCCTGATTGGCAGAGATGGCCGACGTTCATCAGATGAGATTTTCACACATCTGTGCAAAGCGGTTATAGACAGTGGTCTTGAGGTCATGGATGCAGGCGTCATTCCATCACCAGTACTGTACTTTGGAATGTACAACAGATATGCAGATTTTGGACTTATGATCACTGCATCACATAATCCTGCTGACTATAACGGAATAAAAATGCTGGTCGGCACACACTCTGTGTATGGACAAGAGATCAGAAATATTCGAACCTATTTTCACGAAAAAAAACAACCTCTAACCAAAAATAATGGTAAAAAAAATGACTTTTCGTTACTCAAAAAAACATATATCGATTTCTTATTGCAACACTTTTCCTCGCTTTCCGGTTTAACGTTGCCAATAGTTTTTGATTGCGCACACGCAGTGGCAGGCAGTATTATAAAAGAACTTGTCAAACAGTTTCATTGGAATAACTGTACGGTACTTTTTGACACCATTGATGGATCATTTCCTGCACATGAAGCAGATCCAACTGTTGAAAAAAATATGCAGGATTTAAAGAAAACTGTTTTAGAAAAGAAGGCAGCTATTGGCATTGGATTTGATGGAGACGCGGATCGAATGGCAGCAGTTACAGAAGCAGGGCAGCTTTTATTAGGTGATACGTTACTTGCAGTTTTTTCACAAACGATTGATCCAACATTGAAAAAAAGAGGAATTGTTATCAATGTTACCATGTCAGACGGTTTACATGAGCTTTTTGCAAAGCAACAGGTTCCCGTCTTTGTATCGCCAACCGGCCATGCAATTATTAAACAGTATATGGACAATCATGATGCAGTGCTGGGCGGCGAAGGAAGTTGTCACTTCTTTTTTAAAGATCGCTATTTTGGATATGATGATGGAATTTATGCTGCGCTGCGGTTATTAGAAACAGTTGTTCAGTCACATAAAAAAATTTCAGAACTTGCAACGATACTTCCAAAACGAATGAGCTCAAAAGAATATCGCATTCCCTGTCCTGATACTATAAAAAACAGTATCATGGATATGTTACGCAAAACGTTTCAACATGATAAAAACGTTACCTGTCTTTTTATTGATGGAATTCGCATTACGTACCCGTTTGGATGGGCAATTATAAGACCTGCAAACACACAACCGGTATTGTCTATGAGATTTGAAGCACATACAAACGAAACACTTATGGACATCAAGCATATATTTTTAACACTGTTACAACCTTTTTTACATGACAGCATAACTATCATTGCAAACGAATAA
- a CDS encoding SMC family ATPase, with protein MVPHSLYIKNFLSYGSQGIQVQFDPYHLICLSGKNGHGKSALLDAMTWAVWGQARKTLTSVKPDQGLLHLGQSHMMVIFEFSCKGQQFRIKREYMHHHAKPYAQLEFALMESTGTVTPLTDKTIKATQAVINNTIKLDYESFINTAFLRQGNSNEFSKKSAKERKEILASILGLNSYEKARKYIFDKIRTMQLEQAKIQTVQNRLVQECSTKEPLQEHHQKALDTITSLEQQLSALHEKKQLSEATKNKIVVLAEQLRMKQETLNALQKQYAELLAHTKTAAVTWRKKNYALGHSHSIEQVLEEKNKLVALLDIHQKNSFEQIRMEKQIMALESQKQNMEKRIAEKIMQEYQAWSEQKHTLEKERHELAFSIEQIEHQKKQLVDEYIKLKEHIAIFDATEDPIIELDKMGLQFVQLIERKKLFFQKLTTHGNELTKENYELELKMSATGDAENPSCPLCEQNLSLARKSFYALSSKRPITAFNTNLIVLKKLFHF; from the coding sequence GTGGTTCCACATTCGTTGTATATAAAAAACTTTTTAAGCTATGGTAGTCAGGGAATACAGGTTCAGTTTGATCCGTATCATCTGATCTGTCTGTCTGGCAAGAATGGTCACGGAAAATCTGCCTTACTTGATGCGATGACCTGGGCAGTCTGGGGTCAAGCACGCAAAACATTGACTTCAGTCAAACCCGATCAAGGTTTACTGCACCTTGGCCAGTCGCATATGATGGTGATCTTCGAGTTTTCATGCAAAGGACAGCAGTTTCGCATTAAACGCGAATATATGCATCACCATGCAAAACCGTATGCACAGTTGGAATTTGCACTCATGGAATCAACAGGAACGGTAACGCCGCTCACCGATAAAACAATCAAGGCAACACAAGCAGTTATTAATAATACCATCAAGCTTGACTATGAATCGTTTATTAATACCGCTTTTTTAAGACAGGGTAACTCAAATGAGTTTTCAAAAAAGTCTGCGAAGGAACGAAAAGAGATCTTGGCTTCAATTTTAGGCCTGAATAGTTACGAAAAAGCGCGCAAGTATATTTTTGATAAGATCAGAACAATGCAGCTGGAACAGGCAAAAATTCAGACCGTCCAAAACAGACTTGTACAAGAATGTAGTACAAAAGAACCACTGCAAGAGCACCATCAAAAAGCATTAGACACCATTACAAGTTTGGAGCAACAGCTGTCTGCATTGCATGAAAAAAAGCAGCTGTCGGAAGCAACAAAAAACAAAATAGTGGTACTCGCCGAACAGCTAAGAATGAAACAAGAAACACTCAATGCGCTCCAAAAGCAGTATGCAGAACTACTTGCGCACACAAAAACTGCTGCAGTAACCTGGCGTAAAAAAAACTATGCACTTGGTCATAGTCACTCTATTGAGCAGGTCTTAGAAGAAAAAAATAAGCTTGTAGCGCTCCTTGATATCCATCAAAAGAACTCATTTGAACAGATACGCATGGAAAAACAGATCATGGCACTTGAGTCACAAAAACAGAACATGGAAAAAAGAATTGCAGAAAAAATCATGCAAGAATATCAAGCATGGTCTGAACAGAAGCACACCTTAGAAAAGGAACGTCATGAACTTGCATTTTCGATTGAACAGATTGAACATCAAAAAAAACAGCTGGTTGATGAGTATATCAAACTAAAAGAGCATATTGCCATTTTTGATGCAACAGAAGATCCAATAATAGAACTGGACAAAATGGGCTTGCAGTTCGTTCAACTAATCGAAAGAAAAAAGCTATTTTTTCAAAAATTAACCACGCACGGCAATGAACTTACCAAAGAAAATTATGAGCTAGAACTGAAAATGAGCGCAACGGGCGATGCAGAAAACCCAAGCTGCCCACTCTGTGAACAGAACCTTTCACTTGCACGAAAAAGTTTTTACGCGTTAAGTTCCAAAAGACCTATCACCGCATTCAACACCAACTTAATCGTATTAAAAAAATTATTCCACTTTTAA
- the topA gene encoding type I DNA topoisomerase, whose translation MKKLIIVESPAKIKTIAKFLSSDYKILSTMGHIKDLPTKEIGISLTDAHIELSYVILEGKDKMVNEITKAARAAQEIYLAPDPDREGEIIAWHIDQEIEKVIKKECKVYRISFNEITKQAILSAIDNPSTIDQNKVAAQQARRALDRWVGYEVSPILWKKLAPGLSAGRVQSVALRIICDREEAIRAFKAEEYWSIEGQFGYEKEIITANLSHIGKDAIDIKTTEQADEIVKKIKKTTFSIETVTDKNREKNAAAPFMTSSLQQAAYNRLGFSVKKTMQVAQKLYEGIPLQDPTTPVALITYMRTDSLRLAETAIKQIRPFIEKNFGKEYLPKTTLVYEKKGKKGTTQDAHEAVRPIDIFVTPETVYKYADSDSAKLYELIWQRTVACQMQAALYAQRTITIKGDQFIFKATGSTLLFDGYLKVYGIDEEDEDQKQSVLPDVKPNTAVSTKKISPKQHFTQAPARYSEASLVKELEKAGIGRPSTYATILNTIRARSYTTLEKKRFLPTELGMAVTRMLTENLPDIMDLKFTARMEEDLDKIAQGTLERDKLLRGFYKRFSKELSAFLNKHSKKAGKIIQMTELDCPTCKKNKLAILYGKTGEFIGCSGYPDCSFTSNFKREENGDITLIATEAPQLLDETCPQCGKQLRVLKGKFGPFTGCSGYPDCKYIKQTKAPFACPLCKKDIVQRAWKGGKFWGCSGYPKCKLAIFDQWIEEPCPQCHWPFLLNKNGKISCANKECGYKK comes from the coding sequence ATGAAAAAATTAATTATTGTCGAATCTCCCGCAAAAATAAAAACAATCGCCAAATTTTTAAGCAGCGATTATAAAATCCTTTCAACCATGGGCCATATCAAGGATCTGCCAACAAAAGAGATTGGAATCTCGCTCACCGATGCGCACATAGAGCTGAGCTATGTCATTTTGGAAGGTAAAGACAAGATGGTAAATGAAATTACCAAAGCCGCACGTGCTGCTCAGGAAATCTATCTTGCGCCCGACCCTGATCGTGAAGGGGAAATCATCGCATGGCACATCGACCAGGAGATTGAAAAAGTCATAAAAAAAGAGTGCAAAGTATACCGAATCTCATTTAACGAGATTACCAAACAGGCGATCTTAAGTGCGATTGACAATCCATCAACCATCGATCAAAACAAAGTTGCAGCACAACAGGCACGCAGAGCGCTGGACCGCTGGGTTGGCTATGAAGTATCCCCCATTTTATGGAAAAAACTTGCACCAGGACTTTCGGCTGGACGTGTTCAATCGGTCGCACTGCGCATTATATGCGACCGAGAAGAGGCAATTCGAGCTTTTAAAGCTGAAGAATACTGGTCCATTGAAGGACAGTTTGGTTATGAAAAAGAGATTATCACTGCAAATCTGAGCCATATTGGCAAAGATGCAATCGATATCAAAACTACTGAGCAGGCTGATGAAATCGTCAAAAAGATCAAAAAAACTACCTTTTCAATCGAAACAGTCACAGACAAAAATAGAGAAAAAAATGCAGCCGCTCCCTTCATGACCAGTAGTTTGCAGCAGGCTGCGTATAATCGACTCGGTTTTTCAGTAAAAAAAACAATGCAAGTTGCCCAAAAACTGTATGAAGGTATACCACTGCAAGATCCGACAACACCCGTAGCTTTGATTACCTATATGCGTACCGACTCATTACGGCTTGCCGAAACGGCAATCAAACAGATTCGACCTTTTATTGAAAAAAATTTTGGAAAAGAATATTTGCCAAAAACAACGCTCGTCTATGAAAAAAAGGGCAAAAAGGGAACAACCCAAGATGCCCATGAAGCGGTGCGACCTATTGATATCTTTGTTACTCCTGAAACTGTTTACAAATATGCCGACTCAGACAGTGCAAAACTGTATGAACTTATCTGGCAAAGAACGGTAGCCTGCCAGATGCAAGCAGCACTGTATGCACAAAGAACTATTACCATCAAAGGTGACCAGTTCATTTTTAAAGCCACCGGATCTACCCTTTTATTTGATGGGTACTTGAAAGTATATGGCATTGACGAAGAAGATGAAGATCAGAAGCAATCAGTGTTGCCTGACGTCAAACCAAATACAGCGGTTTCTACAAAAAAAATAAGTCCTAAACAACATTTTACACAAGCACCTGCACGGTATTCAGAAGCCTCATTGGTAAAAGAGTTGGAAAAAGCAGGCATTGGTCGACCGTCAACGTATGCGACAATCTTGAACACCATCAGAGCACGATCGTATACAACCCTTGAAAAAAAGCGCTTTTTACCGACCGAACTTGGTATGGCCGTTACACGAATGCTCACTGAAAATCTGCCGGACATCATGGATCTCAAATTTACCGCTCGCATGGAAGAAGACCTTGATAAAATAGCACAAGGCACATTGGAACGGGATAAACTTCTACGCGGCTTTTATAAACGATTTTCAAAGGAACTTTCAGCATTTTTGAACAAACATTCAAAAAAAGCTGGCAAAATTATTCAGATGACCGAACTGGACTGCCCAACCTGCAAAAAAAATAAACTTGCCATTCTGTATGGAAAAACAGGTGAGTTTATCGGCTGTTCAGGATATCCAGACTGCTCATTTACCAGTAACTTTAAACGCGAAGAAAATGGAGATATCACTTTGATTGCAACAGAAGCACCTCAACTATTGGATGAAACTTGCCCACAATGCGGCAAACAGTTACGCGTTTTAAAAGGCAAATTCGGCCCTTTTACCGGATGTTCAGGTTATCCAGATTGCAAATACATAAAACAGACCAAAGCACCTTTTGCATGTCCACTGTGTAAAAAAGATATTGTACAACGTGCCTGGAAAGGTGGTAAATTCTGGGGATGCTCAGGATATCCAAAATGTAAACTTGCAATCTTTGATCAATGGATAGAAGAACCCTGTCCACAATGTCACTGGCCATTTTTGTTAAATAAAAACGGAAAAATAAGCTGCGCAAACAAAGAGTGTGGTTATAAAAAGTAA
- a CDS encoding transposase, with product MKYPSDVSDSEWEVIEHHFDSGNYGNRKKYSKRELVNAVFYIIKTGCQWRMLPKDFPPYSTVHSFYRRCRLKGIWERIMNELVKACRMKTGRNENPSYSIIDSQSVKTTSAAEKRGIDGGKKNKRT from the coding sequence ATGAAATATCCAAGTGACGTAAGCGATAGTGAATGGGAAGTAATAGAACATCATTTTGACAGTGGCAACTACGGAAACAGAAAGAAATACAGCAAAAGAGAGCTTGTGAATGCTGTGTTTTACATCATCAAAACTGGTTGTCAATGGCGCATGCTGCCGAAAGATTTTCCACCGTATTCGACAGTGCATTCGTTTTATCGTAGATGTAGACTAAAGGGAATATGGGAACGTATTATGAATGAACTTGTCAAAGCCTGCCGCATGAAGACAGGGAGAAATGAAAATCCCAGTTATAGCATTATTGATTCACAAAGCGTCAAAACCACCAGTGCTGCAGAAAAAAGAGGCATTGATGGTGGAAAAAAAAATAAAAGGACGTAA
- a CDS encoding IS481 family transposase yields MGQVLHPKARTTEAVRREIRNSKESIVKAAKRFNVNPKTIMKWRKRNDTKDLPMGPKKVKSTVLSEVEEETIVAFRKTTGLPLDDVLYSLQETIPHLSRSSLHRCLKRHGCSVLPKQSTSASATKKKFKQYLIGYFHIDIAEVRTAEGKLYLYVAVDRTSKFAYAELHESPTKLIAAGFLRNLIKAVPYKIHKILTDNGIQFTNHAHHTKALPHIFERVCNEHQIVHRKTKVKHPWTNGQVERMNRTLKDATVKTFHYASNCELKQHLHSFLMAFNFAKRLKALKGKTPWQFILNEWTNHPEYFTLDPTHYLLGSNSYQTASKK; encoded by the coding sequence ATGGGACAAGTATTGCATCCAAAGGCCAGAACGACAGAGGCTGTGCGTAGAGAGATCCGTAATAGTAAAGAAAGTATAGTAAAAGCAGCAAAAAGATTTAATGTCAACCCAAAAACAATAATGAAATGGAGAAAGCGAAACGATACAAAAGATCTGCCAATGGGCCCCAAAAAGGTAAAATCCACGGTTCTTTCAGAAGTTGAAGAGGAAACAATAGTAGCATTCAGGAAAACGACGGGGCTGCCTTTGGATGATGTTTTATATAGCTTACAAGAAACTATTCCTCATTTGAGCAGATCGAGTCTTCATCGTTGTTTGAAGCGTCATGGCTGTTCTGTTTTACCTAAACAATCGACATCAGCTTCTGCGACAAAAAAGAAATTTAAGCAGTATCTCATCGGTTATTTTCATATAGATATTGCAGAAGTAAGAACAGCTGAAGGTAAGTTGTATCTGTATGTCGCAGTCGATAGAACATCAAAATTTGCGTATGCAGAGCTTCATGAAAGTCCTACCAAATTGATTGCGGCAGGGTTCCTACGCAATCTTATTAAAGCCGTCCCATACAAAATACATAAAATACTTACAGATAACGGTATTCAATTTACTAATCATGCTCATCATACAAAGGCATTGCCTCACATCTTTGAGCGTGTTTGCAATGAACATCAGATAGTACACAGAAAAACCAAAGTGAAACATCCTTGGACCAATGGGCAGGTTGAGCGAATGAATAGAACTCTCAAAGATGCTACTGTAAAGACTTTTCATTACGCTTCAAATTGCGAGCTAAAGCAGCATTTGCATTCCTTTTTAATGGCCTTTAACTTTGCTAAACGCCTCAAGGCTCTCAAAGGCAAAACCCCTTGGCAGTTTATTTTAAATGAGTGGACAAATCATCCAGAATATTTTACACTCGATCCAACCCATTACTTATTGGGATCAAACAGCTATCAAACAGCTTCAAAAAAATAA
- a CDS encoding 1-acyl-sn-glycerol-3-phosphate acyltransferase, with protein sequence MSQLFVLMHTFVSRLLLIVVCLLFFPIVFCIALLSPQVRFSNKIVFFFVNLFYKLVLRCVLVPISYKNNGSTVFEKPAIIIANHQSSLDIPLVGLLLGKRGHFWLARHELMDSFVLRYTLPIFAQVVNVLSPRLAAVSLRKVVRTAMQTGAHVVLFPEGSRSLDGALQPFFDGYVWLAKQLKRAVIPVYIHDAYKVYPRNSFLIKKVPITVTVGEPLLYNESDKGASLKASVDQWFASQNRQG encoded by the coding sequence GTGAGCCAGTTATTTGTACTTATGCATACCTTTGTCTCGCGATTGTTACTTATCGTGGTATGCCTACTGTTTTTTCCTATTGTTTTTTGTATTGCACTGCTTTCACCGCAGGTGCGCTTTAGTAATAAGATAGTATTTTTCTTTGTGAATCTTTTTTACAAGCTTGTTTTGCGTTGTGTATTGGTTCCGATTAGCTATAAAAACAACGGCAGTACTGTATTTGAAAAGCCGGCAATCATTATTGCCAATCATCAATCTTCTCTTGATATTCCATTGGTTGGACTGTTGCTTGGAAAAAGGGGGCATTTTTGGCTTGCACGACATGAGCTGATGGATTCATTTGTTTTGCGCTATACGTTGCCGATTTTTGCCCAAGTGGTCAATGTTTTGAGTCCACGTCTGGCCGCAGTTTCATTAAGAAAAGTAGTGCGAACTGCAATGCAAACAGGGGCGCATGTGGTACTGTTTCCAGAAGGGAGTCGATCGTTAGATGGAGCCTTGCAACCTTTTTTTGATGGCTATGTCTGGTTGGCAAAGCAACTCAAGCGCGCAGTCATTCCCGTGTATATTCATGATGCATACAAAGTTTATCCACGTAATAGTTTTTTGATTAAAAAAGTACCGATCACCGTTACGGTTGGTGAGCCATTATTATACAATGAAAGTGATAAAGGGGCATCACTGAAAGCATCGGTGGACCAGTGGTTTGCAAGTCAAAATCGGCAGGGATGA
- a CDS encoding VWA domain-containing protein, with product MFDTFFFQFGSPEAFYVSIPMMLTAFFIRRFFYKPITYRYTLVDVFASRMESTRPWFLYVLDFLRYGVFALLFLLAGKPHIVDKTSQLPVEGIDIVLVLDVSGSMQYMDYDEQKKSRIDIAKEEAVRFVSSRVNDAIGLVIFGNDAMSRCPITSDKCMLKKLINELAIGIVDPEGTVLARSIITAANRLKQSQAKNKVMIVLTDGEPSDQDLDISVAIKVVKELEIKVYTVGIGSEKEEFLMHPFYGLVPKPKVNAELLSFIANQTGGQFFMARNAKDMRKVYDTIDQLEKTRHDVPVFGRSYDLLFPIGFTAFVCLMLYLILSIGVWFQL from the coding sequence ATGTTCGATACTTTCTTTTTTCAGTTTGGATCACCAGAGGCGTTTTATGTCAGTATCCCGATGATGCTGACTGCATTTTTTATTCGCCGTTTTTTTTATAAACCGATTACCTATCGCTATACACTTGTTGATGTGTTTGCATCGCGCATGGAAAGTACAAGGCCCTGGTTTTTGTATGTTTTAGATTTTTTAAGATATGGAGTTTTTGCTCTGCTTTTTCTGCTTGCCGGAAAGCCACACATTGTCGATAAAACTTCTCAACTTCCCGTTGAAGGGATCGATATAGTGTTGGTGCTGGATGTTTCTGGAAGTATGCAATATATGGATTATGATGAACAGAAAAAATCACGTATTGATATTGCAAAAGAGGAGGCGGTTCGCTTTGTTTCGAGTCGAGTAAATGATGCGATTGGGCTTGTTATTTTTGGTAATGATGCGATGTCACGGTGCCCCATTACCTCAGACAAATGCATGTTGAAAAAGTTAATTAATGAGTTGGCAATCGGTATTGTTGATCCAGAAGGTACCGTGCTTGCTCGTTCGATTATCACTGCAGCCAATAGATTAAAGCAGTCACAGGCAAAAAATAAGGTTATGATTGTTTTAACAGATGGCGAGCCGAGTGATCAGGACCTTGATATTTCTGTTGCGATTAAAGTAGTCAAAGAGTTGGAAATTAAAGTATATACAGTCGGCATTGGCTCTGAAAAGGAGGAGTTTTTGATGCATCCATTTTACGGTCTTGTTCCAAAACCAAAAGTGAATGCTGAGCTGCTTTCTTTTATTGCCAACCAGACGGGTGGACAGTTTTTTATGGCTCGCAATGCAAAAGACATGCGAAAAGTATATGATACGATTGATCAACTTGAAAAAACAAGGCATGATGTTCCTGTATTTGGCAGATCTTATGACCTGCTTTTTCCCATTGGATTTACAGCATTTGTATGCTTGATGCTTTATCTGATTTTGTCGATTGGAGTGTGGTTTCAGTTATGA